In Arachis hypogaea cultivar Tifrunner chromosome 17, arahy.Tifrunner.gnm2.J5K5, whole genome shotgun sequence, a single window of DNA contains:
- the LOC112767467 gene encoding uncharacterized protein isoform X5, with protein MDQHHSHYVHHHHHSHHDHNNDDNNTNHTRYAPPPPHHNHSHLPPPPPPPPSLPPPPAPPPQAQPLRYRTIRTPPPPPPYAPNNNHPPSHQNQFPQFNSPNYPNRPFQEEHPISNNHNQPFSLSPRISSRILPGDPFPRRNFPRFDTETRWNPNPGRRIAPDCLLPRNYTPVDIDSELRQHREGVSLPPSAYPAEKIRYDPDRSRLRLEYEYEGNPRKDEEFGCGSGNDANYHNYHRRGVGDLPPRHDLPNGGFGRAPPAMPREINIDLKPGGYVRGYSAEFEDEIPKVGRRDGHGEGKRWLNERRGPKELPDSRFELGTGEIGFAKNVDDFRVGTREEYGWESGRYSGRGNSREFGHELWRPSLKKQVQKKSALLRIQNAKPSYRNREIEQLRNAGYSAESNTNVFRGKEQCGHVGYGMKQEEREGSPVELDISFESNSLVAKAIVTTSTSTVVNDTNMNSVSDADLTPSEKRKKVSVSDSDCSGLEAAKVSRDVVTLNSSSCKVNDCSGSVNDLSLQNNVVNPCSQPCTRETDSVKNEVAGGSTKIHSGKSSPRVVKKKKVVKRVVKKVVGNPKSTMSNSRSANKVHGCVQPDRVIPSSSSVSVPNKVEPCLEQKSITVDKMSMPGHSSYNLSKDRNQLLEDRNGDLTLLSLGPHSRSRECETDEDSDTQKGAARFESGLDIPNSQSCASTGQAKKIDYECLDANNSVHDLRRMPDTNMVPELLNGSTSKINDVGCDIKQLCQNQEFQSRENYSNVRCPQNGFVIDVVDDSVLSSADNIGNSDRTNTYNSASSVYGLISGDLTGSKEKLTVTECGLTGESGFGHMVPTIITKYAILEENPDVINPASSSAMSAPSNSGKIRIHAGTDCIQNAIALTQGSYSGPVNLDDGTSVQCSDITNDAVKDVSPCYAAISSENCCTEEPFSSSNLSVGFGEGDTNNMKKRKARTHSKFLHSKMEGISPKPVNSVSHANDWDTASSVKVKDACCSEVLDQSVQSLDSNLESCLDGIVTLHGKKELSEAELCVRDNEIDDANYLSLLSKGIKVTTTSELSDAVVVSKSCADFPVSFSDKQAPEKEVELSSMDVLFSAQSLSCSEDSRKLSDNFVGGSCDARYANNETMSSDHFELKNSDFASHSLREDLDIQFPLLDGECKENGTQMQTDIFTSGFNKGDMKDSLIHQQSIVSHPSDGDLEEDAPEAPSDVCSQGISEAPERGNLNCTSIQDENNCGDISAVEHGSDLPTCTSPIQHTNKIMKSANATGHSNPVERNLMRQSSQVNSKVSNNGPVSYFSENGSKNTLGGAMPKTQKGRSFIISKSNTKTSASSTHLSNPRTWRRSGNNSQGSLPGNKLSPGKFLPKRQILDRKGNFQNTSYIRKGNSLVRQPTTVSFTQISSVNKSPLSLDELSKSTRSGSRIDVSDQLTLKTGVAEVPQQSQRKPSLSIGTLSEENISSPLVEPPSSGCCENASDPRKLIDINDTPNSSKDDSNQYETPDNQSSPLSKLENQVEANDGHISSFSTRRIVYTKPKTNQLVATSNSRDEKSQTAFSEGYYKRCKNQLVRNMNQTVAVPNATLDSDAQGSCKVLCNRKFSKRQLHKVAGRSFKSLRASLVWTLCGKKSPKNGHNSWHSQKVLPQLFPWKRPTYLRSVVHNSASCSNSSFLSAIRKMDTVYTRSTRGFSLWKSKVLSVGGSSLKWSKSIEKNSKQANEEATLAVAAVERKKREQKGAACVGSHANNDESLLSATTDSGLAVKRAYIPRRLVIGNDEYVRIGNGNQLIRDPKKRTRKLANEKVRWSLHTARQRLARKQKYCQFFTRFGKCNKEGGKCPYVHDPSKIAVCTKFLNGLCSTPNCKLTHKVIPERMPDCSYFLQGLCTNRNCPYRHVNVNPKASVCEGFLKGYCADGNECRKKHSYICPTFEATGTCTKGTRCKLHHPEKQKGKKRKRSGDQNNSNSRGRYFASVPIDVSEAGIVVIPGQRDQSDDLEGELTDYISLQDDYTKTVGQSLALTLCDSDSLNLQLEDYEVNVKPTLLMKSKGTPRSSRSSVLQS; from the exons ATGGACCAACACCACTCCCACTAcgtccaccaccaccaccacagccaCCATGATCACAACAACGACGACAATAACACCAACCACACTAGGTACGCCCCTCCCCCTCCTCATCACAACCACAGCCACCTCCCTCCGCCGCCCCCTCCGCCACCCTCCCTCCCCCCTCCGCCAGCCCCTCCTCCCCAAGCACAACCCCTCCGCTATCGCACCATCCGCACACCTCCTCCTCCGCCTCCTTATGCCCCCAATAACAACCATCCGCCATCCCATCAAAACCAATTCCCCCAATTCAATTCCCCTAACTACCCTAATCGCCCCTTCCAAGAAGAACACCCAATCTCCAACAACCACAATCAGCCATTTTCCCTATCCCCCAGGATTTCCAGCCGAATCCTCCCGGGCGATCCTTTCCCCCGCCGCAATTTTCCTCGTTTCGACACTGAAACACGCTGGAACCCTAACCCTGGCCGTAGGATCGCTCCCGACTGTCTCCTTCCGAGGAATTATACACCCGTTGATATCGACAGTGAATTGCGCCAACACCGTGAAGGGGTCTCGCTGCCGCCCTCGGCATATCCGGCCGAAAAGATTCGATACGATCCCGatcgctccaggttgagacttgagtATGAGTATGAGGGTAACCCTAGGAAGGATGAGGAGTTTGGTTGCGGCAGCGGTAATGATGCTAATTACCACAATTACCACCGCCGCGGCGTTGGGGATTTGCCACCCAGACACGACTTGCCCAACGGAGGCTTCGGCAGGGCGCCACCGGCGATGCCAAGGGAGATTAATATTGATTTGAAACCCGGGGGGTATGTTCGCGGGTATAGTGCGGAATTCGAGGATGAGATTCCCAAGGTTGGAAGAAGAGATGGGCATGGCGAAGGCAAGAGGTGGTTGAATGAGAGGAGGGGACCTAAGGAGTTGCCTGATTCACGGTTCGAATTGGGGACCGGCGAGATTGGTTTTGCTAAGAATGTTGATGATTTCCGCGTTGGGACACGTGAGGAATATGGATGGGAATCGGGTAGGTATAGTGGCAGAGGGAACAGCAGGGAGTTTGGTCATGAATTATGGCGACCTTCTCTAAAGAAACAGGTTCAAAAGAAGAGTGCTCTTCTTAGGATCCAGAATGCAAAACCAAGTTATAGGAATCGTGAGATTGAACAATTACGGAATGCTGGTTATTCTGCTGAGTCTAACACTAATGTTTTCAGGGGCAAGGAGCAGTGTGGGCATGTAGGTTATGGGATGAAacaagaagaaagggaaggaAGTCCTGTGGAGCTTGATATCTCTTTTGAATCAAATTCCCTGGTTGCGAAGGCTATTGTGACCACTTCGACTTCGACTGTTGTTAATGATACAAATATGAATTCTGTCTCTGATGCTGATTTAACTCCCtcagaaaagagaaaaaaggttTCAGTATCCGATAGTGATTGTTCTGGTTTGGAAGCTGCAAAAGTATCTAGGGATGTTGTAACTTTGAATAGCTCATCCTGCAAAGTGAATGACTGCTCTGGATCTGTGAATGATTTAAGCTTACAGAATAATGTTGTTAATCCTTGTTCTCAACCTTGCACCCGCGAGACTGATAGTGTGAAAAATGAGGTTGCAGGTGGAAGTACCAAAATTCACTCTGGTAAATCCTCCCCAAGGGTTGTAAAGAAGAAAAAAGTTGTCAAGAGAGTAGTGAAGAAAGTTGTTGGAAATCCAAAATCTACAATGTCAAATTCACGATCAGCAAATAAGGTTCATGGATGTGTGCAACCTGATCGAGTCATACCTAGTTCTTCATCTGTCTCTGTTCCCAACAAAGTTGAACCTTGTCTTGAGCAGAAAAGCATCACTGTAGACAAGATGTCAATGCCTGGCCATAGTTCATACAATTTATCAAAGGATCGGAATCAATTGCTTGAAGATAGAAATGGAGATCTAACCCTGCTGAGTTTGGGGCCACATTCCAGGTCACGAGAATGTGAAACTGATGAAGATTCAGATACTCAGAAAGGAGCCGCCAGGTTTGAAAGTGGTCTTGACATTCCAAATTCTCAATCTTGTGCTTCTACTGGTCAAGCTAAAAAGATTGATTATGAGTGTTTAGATGCAAATAATTCTGTCCATGACTTGCGTAGAATGCCAGATACTAACATGGTTCCTGAATTATTAAATGGAAGTACTTCCAAAATCAATGATGTGGGTTGTGATATTAAACAGCTATGTCAGAATCAAGAGTTTCAATCACGTGAGAATTATTCAAATGTAAGATGTCCACAGAATGGGTTTGTTATAGATGTAGTAGATGACAGCGTTCTTAGTTCAGCTGACAATATTGGTAACTCAGATCGCACTAATACATATAACTCTGCTAGTAGCGTTTATGGCCTAATTTCTGGTGATCTTACAGGATCTAAAGAGAAGCTTACAGTTACTGAATGTGGTCTTACTGGTGAATCTGGTTTTGGACATATGGTCCCTACTATTATCACCAAGTATGCTATTTTGGAAGAAAATCCAGACGTGATCAACCCTGCATCAAGCAGCGCAATGTCTGCCCCTTCAAATTcaggaaaaattaggattcacGCTGGTACAGATTGCATACAAAATGCTATTGCTCTGACGCAGGGTTCTTATAGTGGACCGGTCAATTTAGATGATGGTACCTCTGTTCAGTGTTCTGACATCACTAATGATGCTGTGAAGGATGTTTCCCCCTGTTACGCTGCCATATCTTCTGAGAATTGTTGCACGGAAGAGCCATTTTCAAGTTCTAATCTTTCTGTTGGATTTGGTGAAGGGGATACAAACaatatgaaaaagagaaaagcTAGGACTCATTCAAAGTTTTTGCACTCAAAGATGGAGGGAATTTCTCCAAAACCTGTAAATTCAGTTAGCCATGCAAATGATTGGGATACTGCCTCAAGTGTGAAGGTGAAGGATGCATGTTGTTCAGAAGTTTTGGATCAATCTGTTCAAAGCTTAGATTCTAACCTGGAATCGTGCTTGGATGGGATCGTTACTTTACATGGGAAAAAGGAGCTTTCAGAGGCTGAGCTTTGTGTTAGAGATAATGAGATTGATGATGCAAATTATCTTTCACTATTATCTAAAGGGATCAAAGTCACGACTACCTCTGAGTTGAGTGATGCAGTTGTGGTATCCAAATCTTGTGCGGATTTTCCTGTTTCTTTCAGTGATAAACAAGCGCCCGAAAAAGAAGTTGAATTGTCAAGCATGGATGTTCTGTTTAGTGCACAATCATTGTCATGTTCAGAGGATAGTAGGAAATTGTCTGACAATTTTGTTGGAGGTTCTTGTGACGCTAGATATGCAAATAATGAAACCATGAGTTCTGACCATTTTGAATTAAAGAACTCAGATTTTGCATCTCATTCACTTCGTGAGGACTTGGACATTCAGTTCCCATTGTTGGATGGTGAATGCAAAGAAAATGGCACTCAAATGCAAACTGACATTTTTACGTCTGGATTTAATAAGGGAGATATGAAGGACAGTTTAATTCATCAACAGAGCATTGTGTCCCATCCTTCCGATGGTGATTTGGAGGAGGATGCACCTGAAGCACCATCAGATGTGTGTTCTCAAGGGATATCGGAAGCACCTGAGAGAGGGAATTTAAATTGTACATCAATCCAAGATGAAAACAATTGTGGGGATATATCTGCAGTTGAACATGGTTCTGATTTGCCTACTTGTACTTCACCAATACAGCATACTAATAAGATTATGAAGTCAGCTAATGCAACTGGGCATAGTAACCCAGTTGAGAGGAATCTAATGCGACAATCATCCCAAGTCAACTCCAAGGTTTCAAATAATGGTCCAGTTTCTTATTTTTCAGAAAATGGGAGCAAAAATACCCTTGGAGGTGCCATGCCAAAAACTCAAAAGGGTCGTTCGTTCATCATTTCAAAGTCGAATACAAAGACATCTGCCTCTTCAACCCATCTCTCAAATCCTCGAACTTGGCGACGTTCCGGTAATAATTCTCAAGGTTCTTTACCTGGAAACAAGCTTTCGCCAGGAAAATTTCTTCCCAAAAGGCAAATTCTAGATAGGAAAGGAAACTTTCAGAATACCTCTTACATTCGTAAAGGTAACAGTCTTGTAAGACAGCCTACTACAGTTTCTTTTACTCAGATCTCTTCTGTAAATAAGTCACCTTTGAGCTTAGATGAATTATCAAAGAGTACCAGATCTGGGAGCAGGATTGATGTGTCAGATCAACTGACCTTGAAAACAGGAGTAGCAGAGGTCCCTCAGCAGAGTCAGAGAAAACCTTCACTATCCATTGGCACATTATCAGAGGAAAATATATCTTCCCCATTGGTAGAACCTCCTTCCAGTGGTTGCTGTGAAAATGCATCAGATCCTAGAAAACTGATAGATATCAATGATACACCAAACTCTTCCAAAGATGATTCAAATCAGTATGAAACTCCTGATAATCAAAGTAGTCCACTGAGTAAGCTGGAGAACCAAGTTGAAGCAAATGATGGACACATTTCTTCTTTCAGCACCAGGAGAATTGTATATACAAAGCCCAAAACAAATCAGTTGGTAGCGACTTCAAATTCTCGTGATGAGAAGTCCCAAACAGCCTTCTCCGAAGGCTACTACAAGAGGTGCAAAAATCAGTTAGTTAGGAATATGAACCAGACTGTTGCAGTGCCGAATGCCACTCTAGATTCTGATGCTCAGGGGTCTTGTAAGGTGCTTTGCAACAGAAAGTTTAGTAAGAGGCAGTTACATAAAG TTGCTGGGAGGTCATTCAAATCTTTAAGAGCCTCATTAGTCTGGACATTATGTGGCAAAAAGTCACCTAAAAATGGCCATAATTCATGGCATTCTCAAAAGGTTTTGCCTCAGTTATTTCCATGGAAAAGACCAACATATTTAAGAAGCGTCGTTCATAATTCTGCTTCATGTTCCAATAGTAGCTTCTTATCAGCAATTAG AAAGATGGATACTGTTTACACTAGGTCAACCCGTGGGTTTTCTCTTTGGAAATCCAAGGTATTAAGTGTTGGTGGGTCTAGTTTAAAATGGTCCAAATCCATTGAGAAGAACTCAAAGCAAGCTAATGAG GAGGCCACACTTGCTGTTGCTGCAGTAGAGAGGAAAAAGAGAGAGCAAAAAGGTGCAGCTTGCGTTGGTTCCCATGCAAATA ATGATGAATCCCTGTTGTCTGCCACTACTGATTCGGGCTTGGCTGTGAAAAGAGCTTACATTCCTAGGAGATTGGTGATTGGAAATGATGA ATATGTCCGAATTGGAAATGGTAATCAGCTTATCAGAGACCCAAAAAAACGAACTCGAAAATTGGCAAATGAAAAAGTTAGATGGAGCTTGCATACTGCCAGGCAACGGTTGGCTCGAAAGCAGAAGTATTGTCAGTTTTTTACTAGATTTGGGAAATGTAACAAGGAGGGTGGGAAATGCCCTTATGTTCATGATCCCTCAAAAATTGCTGTCTGTACTAAGTTCCTGAATGGTTTATGTTCTACTCCCAACTGCAAATTGACTCATAAG GTTATACCAGAGAGAATGCCAGATTGTTCTTATTTTCTGCAAG GCTTATGCACAAACCGAAATTGCCCATATAGACATGTCAATGTGAACCCTAAGGCTTCTGTTTGTGAAGGATTTCTCAAGGGTTATTGTGCTGATGGGAATGAG TGTAGGAAGAAGCACAGCTATATCTGTCCTACTTTTGAAGCAACGGGCACCTGTACGAAAGGAACCAGATGCAAGCTTCATCATCCCGAAAAacaaaagggaaagaaaaggaagagatcTGGAGATCAGAATAATAGTAACAGCAGAGGGCGTTACTTTGCTTCTGTTCCGATTGATGTTTCTGAAGCTGGAATCGTAGTTATTCCAGGGCAACGTGATCAGAGTGATGATCTTGAAGGAGAACTTACTGACTACATCAGCCTTCAGGATGACTATACAAAAACTGTTGGTCAATCATTAGCGCTAACATTGTGCGACAGCGATTCCTTGAACTTGCAGTTGGAAGATTATGAAGTAAATGTCAAACCAACTCTTTTAATGAAATCAAAAGGCACGCCGCGATCTTCTCGGTCCAGTGTCCTGCAAAGTTAG